One window of the Archangium primigenium genome contains the following:
- a CDS encoding TolB family protein, with product MMMTMGFKTSRGWAASMLVACVLSGCGHDTPPPPAAPVEAGAPQAPFDVQKIMDRVHFTFRADGSAWRASHDTYAVRADVRGLSFTPYHHPRTAEPAEHARGAATAAVEGTPLHLGAARVSRGGEVLSGLAGQGFVEESGELRISRGAVVEHLRNGADGVEQSWHFARRPAGTDALEVRVPVEGGRFLGETDGGLHFAEGSTGPGVRYGHGTWVDARGERTPVPARFEGDAIVLRVPASVVDASAYPTVLDPIVSPEFGMDTPVTGIAWNSQDNPTVAHDGTNYFVVWRDGRHISNTLYGVRVNSAGTLLDPVGIRLSPTSDGMSSPTVAHDGTNFLVVWVNNAFTLRGTRVSGAGTVLDPTGIAISTTTSLKYAPALAHDGTNFLVVWQDHRNNNADIYGARVDGSGAVLDPSGIPISTAASDQMAPAVAHNGTNFLVVWQDARSGVFDIYGARVNGAGTVLNTNGILISVAVGAQERPSVAYNGSDFVVVWEDARHGNADIYGARVSATGVVRNPSGIALDVSSGPQRRPRVARVGTDCVVVWQDFLFYTISGARLSNTGTVLNSSTLNLGTFFSFMNDVALASDGTNLLAVWSSYGIANGTDIMATRVTGLGVPLDTPALPLSKAANTQEAPVLAHDGTNFLVVWQDDRHTGSDIYATRVSETGTVLDPSGLRLSTVSNAYAMFPAVANDGTNFLVVWQEYYGGTSQGIRGARVSATGSVVDTTPIDLASQDANLTYPAVAHDGANFLVVWEDGRNGQDNIYGTRVSGAGAVLDTSGIALSTATGLKRRPQVAHNGTNFLVVWQDGRNADNDIYAARVSSTGTVLDTSGIALSTATGPQEYPALTHNGMHFLVVWEDSRVGRPEIYGARVDSTGTVLDTSGIALSPLTMPTPDFKSSPTVTHDGDSFLVAWEDHRTGQYLSDIYGARVSNTGTLMDPQGFAIAAGPLGESSPALTSMGGQNSLVVYRSTDLSATTNSERIKARIVQTP from the coding sequence GTGATGATGACGATGGGCTTCAAGACATCCAGGGGTTGGGCCGCGAGCATGCTCGTGGCGTGTGTTCTCTCGGGCTGTGGGCATGACACGCCCCCGCCCCCCGCCGCGCCCGTGGAGGCAGGCGCGCCTCAGGCCCCCTTCGACGTGCAGAAGATCATGGACCGGGTGCACTTCACCTTCCGCGCCGACGGCTCGGCCTGGCGGGCCAGCCATGACACCTACGCGGTGCGCGCGGATGTGCGCGGCCTGAGCTTCACGCCCTACCACCATCCGCGCACGGCGGAGCCCGCGGAGCACGCTCGGGGGGCCGCGACGGCGGCCGTGGAAGGCACGCCGCTGCACCTGGGCGCGGCCCGGGTGAGCCGGGGCGGCGAGGTGCTCTCCGGCCTGGCGGGCCAGGGCTTCGTGGAGGAGTCGGGCGAGCTGCGCATCTCGCGCGGCGCGGTGGTGGAGCACCTGCGCAACGGAGCGGACGGCGTCGAGCAGAGCTGGCACTTCGCGCGGCGGCCCGCGGGCACGGACGCGCTCGAGGTCCGCGTCCCCGTGGAGGGCGGGCGGTTCCTCGGCGAGACGGACGGCGGCCTGCACTTCGCCGAGGGCAGCACGGGCCCGGGCGTGCGCTATGGCCATGGCACCTGGGTGGACGCGCGCGGTGAGCGCACCCCCGTGCCCGCCCGCTTCGAGGGCGACGCCATCGTGCTGCGTGTCCCCGCGTCCGTCGTGGACGCCTCCGCCTATCCCACGGTGCTCGACCCCATCGTCTCCCCAGAGTTCGGCATGGACACGCCGGTCACGGGAATCGCGTGGAACTCCCAGGACAACCCCACCGTGGCCCACGATGGGACGAACTACTTCGTCGTCTGGCGGGACGGCCGCCACATCTCGAATACGCTCTACGGCGTGCGGGTGAACAGCGCGGGCACCCTGCTGGACCCGGTGGGCATCCGCCTGTCCCCCACCTCCGACGGCATGTCCTCCCCCACCGTGGCCCACGACGGGACGAACTTCCTCGTCGTCTGGGTCAACAACGCGTTCACCCTGCGTGGCACCCGGGTGAGCGGCGCGGGCACGGTGCTCGACCCCACGGGCATCGCCATCTCCACGACCACCAGCCTCAAGTACGCGCCCGCTCTCGCCCATGACGGCACGAACTTCCTCGTCGTCTGGCAGGACCACCGCAACAACAACGCCGACATCTATGGCGCGCGGGTGGATGGCTCGGGCGCGGTGCTGGACCCCTCGGGCATTCCCATCTCCACCGCCGCCAGTGACCAGATGGCCCCCGCGGTGGCCCACAACGGCACGAACTTCCTCGTCGTCTGGCAGGACGCGCGCAGCGGCGTCTTCGACATCTACGGCGCGCGGGTGAACGGCGCGGGCACGGTGCTCAACACCAACGGCATCCTCATCTCCGTGGCCGTCGGGGCGCAGGAGCGTCCCTCGGTGGCCTACAACGGCTCGGACTTCGTGGTGGTCTGGGAGGACGCGCGCCATGGCAACGCCGACATCTATGGCGCGCGGGTGAGCGCCACGGGCGTGGTGCGCAACCCCAGCGGCATTGCCCTCGACGTCAGCAGCGGCCCCCAGCGTCGGCCCCGCGTGGCCCGTGTGGGCACGGACTGCGTCGTGGTGTGGCAGGACTTCCTGTTCTACACCATCTCCGGGGCCCGGTTGAGCAACACGGGCACCGTGCTCAACTCGAGCACGCTGAACCTTGGCACCTTCTTCAGTTTCATGAACGATGTCGCGCTGGCCAGCGATGGAACGAACCTCCTGGCCGTGTGGAGCAGCTACGGCATCGCCAACGGCACCGACATCATGGCCACGCGGGTGACCGGGCTGGGTGTGCCGCTGGACACCCCCGCCCTGCCGCTGTCCAAGGCCGCCAACACGCAGGAGGCCCCCGTGTTGGCCCACGATGGGACGAACTTCCTCGTCGTCTGGCAGGATGACCGCCACACCGGCTCGGACATCTACGCCACCCGCGTGAGTGAGACGGGCACGGTGCTCGACCCGAGCGGCCTGCGCCTCTCGACCGTCAGCAATGCCTACGCCATGTTCCCCGCCGTGGCGAACGACGGCACGAACTTCCTGGTCGTCTGGCAGGAGTACTACGGCGGCACGTCCCAGGGCATCCGGGGCGCGCGGGTGAGCGCCACGGGCAGCGTGGTGGACACCACGCCCATCGACCTCGCCAGCCAGGACGCGAACCTGACGTATCCCGCCGTGGCCCACGACGGGGCGAACTTCCTGGTCGTCTGGGAGGATGGCCGCAACGGGCAAGACAACATCTACGGCACGCGCGTGAGTGGCGCGGGCGCGGTGCTCGACACGAGCGGCATCGCCCTCTCCACCGCGACCGGCCTCAAGCGCAGGCCCCAGGTCGCCCACAACGGCACCAACTTCCTGGTCGTCTGGCAGGACGGTCGCAACGCGGACAACGACATCTACGCGGCCCGGGTGAGCAGCACGGGCACGGTGCTCGACACGAGCGGCATCGCCCTCTCCACCGCCACGGGCCCCCAGGAGTACCCCGCCCTCACCCACAACGGGATGCACTTCCTGGTGGTGTGGGAGGACTCGCGCGTGGGCCGCCCGGAGATCTACGGGGCCCGGGTGGACAGCACGGGCACGGTGCTCGACACGAGCGGCATCGCCCTCTCCCCCCTCACGATGCCCACCCCGGACTTCAAGTCCAGCCCCACGGTGACCCATGACGGGGACAGCTTCCTCGTGGCCTGGGAGGACCACCGCACGGGCCAGTACCTGAGCGACATCTATGGGGCGCGGGTGAGCAATACCGGCACGCTGATGGACCCCCAGGGCTTCGCCATCGCGGCCGGGCCGCTCGGGGAGAGTTCGCCCGCGCTGACCTCCATGGGCGGACAGAACTCGCTCGTGGTCTACCGGAGCACCGACCTCTCGGCGACCACGAACAGCGAGCGCATCAAGGCGCGCATCGTCCAGACGCCGTGA
- a CDS encoding phospholipase D-like domain-containing protein encodes MNRRERARRVLVGMGGALVLACGVEEAGGPLDAPVQVRQAASTCETRALSGGVRTILHFNNPLAPCVAAGDGTRDLTLRNELVRLIDNVPAGSYIRGTWYALADAESAIPAALVRAQKRGAVVQVSIDGGAGVPAAGSAARAQLDQLTQKKVCPTSTGCISSNGGAAHTKAWTFSRTTYPGETATTTYVVWVGSYNMTNGPDGNAGFNNSATLYGNQDLYNFMRDYLENMYAMSPRYSDYYNTDLSPARGFYMDASASVYASPELTSDLVVQRIDADVWTPSAGCVVRVINPHFTYERRAVTQQLAKMKSGGCDVAIIGNHVEQTEYDRLKAAGIPLKALKISGTDRVHDKLIAISAKKAGTSSWAYRVYTGSHNFSPGSLTGGDDLFVRLGEESGTSHPMYDAVLAHFDDGWKSPYAVTLTGAN; translated from the coding sequence ATGAATCGACGGGAGCGGGCGCGGCGGGTGCTCGTGGGCATGGGCGGAGCGCTCGTGCTCGCCTGTGGCGTGGAGGAGGCGGGTGGCCCGCTCGACGCACCGGTCCAAGTCCGCCAGGCGGCGAGCACCTGTGAGACGCGGGCCCTGTCCGGCGGCGTGCGGACGATCCTCCACTTCAACAACCCGCTCGCGCCCTGCGTGGCCGCCGGGGACGGGACGCGAGACCTCACCCTGCGCAACGAGCTCGTGCGCCTCATCGACAACGTGCCCGCGGGCTCGTACATCCGGGGCACGTGGTACGCGCTGGCGGACGCCGAGTCGGCCATCCCCGCCGCGCTCGTGCGGGCCCAGAAGCGCGGCGCCGTCGTGCAGGTGAGCATCGACGGGGGCGCGGGCGTTCCCGCCGCGGGCAGCGCCGCGCGCGCCCAGCTCGACCAGCTCACCCAGAAGAAGGTCTGCCCCACCTCCACGGGCTGCATCAGCTCCAACGGCGGCGCCGCGCACACCAAGGCGTGGACCTTCAGTCGCACCACCTACCCGGGCGAGACGGCCACCACGACGTACGTGGTCTGGGTGGGCTCGTACAACATGACCAACGGGCCGGACGGCAACGCGGGCTTCAACAACTCCGCCACGCTCTACGGCAACCAGGACCTCTACAACTTCATGCGGGACTACCTGGAGAACATGTATGCCATGAGCCCGCGCTACTCGGACTACTACAACACCGACCTGTCCCCGGCGCGCGGCTTCTACATGGACGCCTCGGCGAGTGTGTATGCCTCACCCGAGCTCACCAGCGATCTCGTGGTCCAGCGCATCGACGCGGACGTGTGGACGCCGTCCGCGGGCTGCGTGGTGCGTGTCATCAACCCGCACTTCACCTACGAGCGCCGCGCGGTGACGCAGCAGTTGGCCAAGATGAAGAGTGGCGGCTGCGACGTGGCCATCATCGGCAACCACGTGGAGCAGACGGAGTACGACCGGCTCAAGGCCGCGGGCATCCCCCTCAAGGCGCTGAAGATCTCCGGCACGGATCGCGTGCACGACAAGCTCATCGCCATCTCCGCGAAGAAGGCGGGCACTTCGTCCTGGGCGTACCGGGTCTACACCGGCTCGCACAACTTCAGCCCGGGCAGCCTCACCGGCGGCGACGACCTCTTCGTGCGCCTGGGCGAGGAGAGCGGCACGAGCCACCCGATGTACGACGCCGTGCTCGCGCACTTCGACGACGGGTGGAAGAGCCCTTACGCGGTGACGCTCACCGGCGCGAACTGA
- a CDS encoding glycoside hydrolase family 76 protein, with the protein MNSRFLNGVVAAVVVASAPSAFALTPAEKDLAFSSYNNAFYVANNGNGYYVLDTARRVPTRFDFWRVCEQIEAAEDAFDRTRSAGHRDLVFSLLNGLNNVVSGTTDFASWNEYNDDVMWAVIALTRGYEITGHRPFLDQAQWQFNKVWDRAWDSKLGGGLWWRTDNQTKNACVNGPATIAAMLLARNTVNTGYRAQADQIYNWLRATLVNSSTGQVADHIQANGTKVWWAFTYNQGTFAGASALLYQATGNTSYRDVGGQAVRWTRSNLTGQHIADILNDEYDANGGSGDTAGFKGVFVRWASRWAGAANDSGIKTWLANNSNTAWSYRNSSGLMWGQWWRRTPDNYVTSWESSPGLAVSQIPY; encoded by the coding sequence ATGAACTCGCGATTCTTGAATGGCGTGGTGGCCGCCGTGGTCGTGGCGTCCGCGCCGAGCGCCTTCGCGCTCACGCCGGCGGAGAAGGACCTAGCGTTCAGCTCCTACAACAACGCCTTCTACGTCGCGAACAACGGCAACGGCTATTACGTGCTCGACACGGCCCGCAGGGTGCCGACCCGGTTCGACTTCTGGCGTGTCTGCGAGCAGATCGAGGCGGCCGAGGACGCCTTTGATCGCACGCGCAGCGCGGGCCACCGCGACCTGGTCTTCTCCCTGCTCAACGGCCTGAACAACGTGGTCAGTGGCACCACGGACTTCGCCTCGTGGAACGAGTACAACGACGACGTCATGTGGGCGGTCATCGCCCTGACGCGGGGCTATGAGATCACCGGCCACCGTCCGTTCCTGGACCAGGCGCAGTGGCAGTTCAACAAGGTCTGGGACCGGGCCTGGGACAGCAAGCTGGGCGGCGGCCTGTGGTGGCGCACGGACAACCAGACCAAGAACGCGTGCGTGAACGGTCCGGCCACCATCGCGGCGATGCTGCTCGCGCGCAACACGGTGAACACCGGCTACCGGGCGCAGGCGGATCAGATCTACAACTGGCTGCGCGCCACGCTGGTCAATTCCTCCACGGGCCAGGTGGCCGACCACATCCAGGCCAACGGCACCAAGGTCTGGTGGGCCTTCACCTACAACCAGGGCACCTTCGCGGGCGCCTCGGCGCTGCTCTACCAGGCCACGGGCAATACGAGCTACCGCGACGTGGGCGGACAGGCGGTGCGGTGGACCCGGAGCAACCTCACCGGCCAGCACATCGCCGACATCCTCAACGACGAGTACGACGCCAACGGCGGCAGCGGCGACACCGCCGGCTTCAAGGGCGTGTTCGTGCGCTGGGCGAGCCGGTGGGCCGGCGCGGCCAACGACTCGGGCATCAAGACGTGGCTGGCCAACAACTCCAACACCGCCTGGTCCTACCGCAACTCCTCCGGCCTGATGTGGGGCCAGTGGTGGCGGCGCACCCCGGACAACTACGTCACGTCCTGGGAGTCCTCTCCCGGCCTGGCCGTCTCGCAGATTCCGTACTGA
- a CDS encoding lipocalin-like domain-containing protein, which yields MRQGLGLILGVGMVLGALGAGAAWVTREAAPPPAPAPTMTVADALGDPALALEGYARALGPRTFHFPEDHGPHPDFRTEWWYWTGHLATADGHGFGYQFTLFRTALAPGAPQGSSAWSARQIYMGHLTLSDLATGRFHAFERFSRSALGLAGARAEPFRVWLEDWSAEAVGEGTPPLRLTARRGDIALSLVLEPGKPPVLQGDRGLSQKGARPGQASYYYSLTRMPTHGQVTVEGRAYDVTGESWMDREWSTSSLGREQVGWDWFSLQLSDGSELMYYQLRHRDGTVDPFTAGTYVPARGEPVHLTREDVRLEVKGTWKSPRSAVEYPARWRLEVPAQGLALDVVPALADQELPVSVRYWEGAVGLTGTHGGAPVKGQGYVELTGYGDTPLRER from the coding sequence ATGCGACAAGGCCTCGGTCTGATTCTCGGCGTGGGGATGGTGCTCGGCGCGCTCGGCGCGGGCGCCGCCTGGGTGACGCGGGAGGCCGCCCCGCCCCCCGCTCCGGCCCCGACGATGACGGTGGCGGACGCGCTCGGCGACCCCGCGCTCGCGCTGGAAGGCTACGCGCGCGCCCTCGGGCCCCGGACGTTCCACTTCCCCGAGGACCACGGCCCCCACCCGGACTTCCGCACCGAGTGGTGGTACTGGACGGGCCACCTGGCCACGGCGGACGGCCACGGCTTCGGCTACCAGTTCACCCTGTTCCGCACCGCGCTGGCCCCCGGCGCGCCCCAGGGAAGCTCCGCGTGGAGCGCGCGGCAGATCTACATGGGGCACCTGACGCTGTCGGACCTCGCCACCGGGCGCTTTCACGCCTTCGAGCGCTTCAGCCGGAGCGCCCTGGGGCTCGCGGGCGCGCGGGCCGAGCCCTTCCGGGTGTGGCTGGAGGACTGGAGCGCGGAGGCCGTGGGCGAGGGCACCCCGCCCCTGCGGCTCACCGCACGGCGTGGGGACATCGCGCTGTCGCTCGTGCTGGAGCCGGGCAAGCCGCCCGTGCTTCAGGGCGACCGGGGGTTGAGCCAGAAGGGCGCCAGGCCGGGCCAGGCCTCCTACTACTACTCGCTCACCCGCATGCCCACGCACGGACAGGTGACGGTGGAGGGCCGCGCGTACGACGTCACCGGCGAGAGCTGGATGGACCGCGAGTGGAGCACGTCGTCGCTCGGCCGGGAGCAGGTGGGCTGGGACTGGTTCTCGCTCCAGCTCTCGGACGGGAGCGAGCTCATGTACTACCAACTGCGCCACCGGGACGGCACGGTGGACCCCTTCACCGCGGGCACCTATGTCCCCGCCCGGGGCGAGCCCGTGCACCTGACCCGGGAGGACGTGCGCCTGGAGGTGAAGGGCACGTGGAAGAGTCCGCGCAGCGCGGTGGAGTACCCCGCGCGCTGGCGGCTCGAGGTGCCCGCCCAGGGGCTGGCCCTCGACGTCGTGCCCGCGCTCGCCGACCAGGAGCTGCCGGTGAGCGTGCGCTACTGGGAGGGCGCGGTGGGCCTCACGGGCACGCACGGCGGCGCGCCCGTGAAGGGCCAGGGCTACGTGGAGCTGACGGGCTACGGCGACACGCCGCTGCGCGAGCGCTAG
- a CDS encoding FtsX-like permease family protein: MSRRLLARASLRHLGAHPWLTALSLLGIALGVAVVVSIDLANASALRAFERSTDTVTGRATHQLIGGPTGLPESVYRDLRLRPDAPVAAPVLEGSVRALGGDRRSLTVLGVDPLAEAPFRAYVPQSQAQVDLGAFLTEPGATLLTQRTARALEVKAGDALEVSVEGVAKRLRVLAVLEPGDEGTARAMEGLILTDVSTAQELLGQEGRLTRIDLLLPEATAEATLAGLRLPEGVEVARAQARGNAVAQMTRAFRTNLTALSLLALVVGTFLIYNTMTFSVVQRREQLGRLRALGVTRGELFTLVLGEAGVLGLVGTVGGLLLGILLGRGLVVLVTQTINDLYMAVSVRGLALEPFTLGKGLLLGLGATLAAALRPAWEAARSAPAITLRRSTLEDVTRGRAPRLALAGGLVLLVGTGLLLLPTPELLPAYAGLFSVLLGASLLVPGLTALLAHGAAGPLGRAFGLLGRMAARGVTASLSRTAVALAALMVAVATTVGVGLMVTSFRGTVADWLGSSLMADVYVSPPSLVARRGGAAFLPGLAERVRDTPGVASSSTLRSAQVRVGGILTDVRAVDFGGTTARPYRFKAGDPATVWKELDAPDAVIVSEPFSFHRRVGVGGRVELATDKGPASFRVVGVYYDYGSDAGTVLMTRATWLAHFEDGRVSGVALYAAPGEDVDALIARVRERVAGEQELTLRSNRALLATSLEVFDRTFTITHVLRLLAIGVAFVGVLSALMALQLERAREFAVLRATGLTPRQLWALVSLQTGLLGVLAGLFALPLGVALAYVLVHVINQRSFGWSLQLVVAPEVLLQALGLALLAAALAGLYPSWKMSRANPARALREE; the protein is encoded by the coding sequence GTGAGCCGGCGGCTGCTCGCGCGCGCGAGCCTGCGCCACCTGGGCGCCCACCCGTGGCTCACCGCGCTGTCGCTGTTGGGCATCGCGCTGGGCGTGGCGGTGGTGGTGTCCATCGACCTGGCCAACGCGAGCGCGCTCCGGGCCTTCGAGCGCTCCACGGACACGGTGACGGGCCGGGCCACGCACCAGCTCATCGGCGGCCCCACGGGACTGCCCGAGTCGGTGTACCGCGACCTGCGGCTGCGGCCCGACGCCCCCGTGGCCGCGCCCGTGCTGGAGGGCAGCGTGCGCGCGCTTGGCGGGGACCGGCGCTCGCTCACGGTGCTGGGCGTGGATCCGCTCGCCGAGGCGCCCTTCCGCGCCTACGTGCCCCAGTCCCAGGCCCAGGTGGACCTGGGCGCCTTCCTCACCGAGCCCGGCGCCACCCTGCTCACCCAACGCACCGCGCGGGCCCTCGAGGTGAAGGCCGGCGACGCGCTGGAGGTGAGCGTGGAGGGCGTGGCGAAGCGGCTGCGGGTGCTCGCCGTGCTGGAGCCCGGGGACGAGGGCACCGCGCGGGCCATGGAGGGCCTCATCCTCACGGACGTGTCCACCGCGCAGGAACTGCTCGGACAGGAGGGGCGCCTCACGCGCATCGACCTCCTCCTGCCGGAGGCCACGGCCGAGGCCACGCTCGCGGGCCTCCGGCTGCCCGAGGGCGTGGAGGTCGCCCGCGCCCAGGCGCGGGGCAACGCCGTGGCGCAGATGACCCGCGCGTTTCGCACCAACCTCACGGCCTTGTCGCTGCTGGCGCTCGTGGTGGGCACCTTCCTCATCTACAACACCATGACGTTCTCCGTGGTGCAGCGGCGCGAGCAGCTCGGTCGACTGCGCGCGCTCGGCGTCACCCGGGGCGAGCTGTTCACGCTGGTGCTCGGCGAGGCCGGCGTGCTGGGCCTGGTGGGCACCGTGGGCGGCCTGCTCTTGGGCATCCTGCTCGGGCGGGGCCTGGTGGTGCTCGTCACCCAGACGATCAACGACCTCTACATGGCCGTGAGCGTGCGCGGGCTCGCCCTGGAGCCCTTCACCCTGGGCAAGGGGCTGCTGCTCGGCCTGGGCGCCACGCTCGCCGCCGCGTTGCGGCCCGCGTGGGAGGCGGCCCGCTCCGCCCCCGCCATCACCCTGCGCCGCTCCACCCTGGAGGACGTGACGCGCGGCCGGGCGCCCCGCCTCGCGCTCGCGGGCGGGCTCGTGCTGCTCGTCGGCACGGGCTTGTTGCTGCTGCCCACGCCCGAGCTGCTTCCCGCCTACGCGGGCCTCTTCTCCGTGTTGCTCGGCGCGTCGCTCCTGGTGCCCGGGCTCACGGCGCTCCTGGCCCACGGCGCGGCCGGGCCGCTGGGCCGGGCCTTCGGGCTGCTCGGGCGCATGGCGGCGCGGGGCGTGACGGCGAGCCTGAGCCGCACCGCCGTGGCGCTCGCGGCGCTGATGGTGGCGGTGGCCACCACCGTGGGCGTGGGGCTGATGGTGACGAGCTTCCGGGGCACGGTGGCGGACTGGCTCGGCTCGTCGCTCATGGCGGACGTGTACGTGTCCCCGCCCTCGCTCGTGGCCCGGCGCGGGGGCGCGGCCTTCCTGCCCGGCCTGGCCGAGCGCGTGCGCGACACCCCGGGCGTGGCCAGCAGCAGCACGCTGCGCTCGGCCCAGGTGCGCGTGGGCGGCATCCTCACGGACGTGCGCGCGGTGGACTTCGGGGGCACGACGGCGCGGCCCTACCGCTTCAAGGCGGGCGACCCCGCCACCGTGTGGAAGGAATTGGACGCACCCGACGCCGTCATCGTCTCCGAGCCCTTCTCCTTCCATCGCCGCGTGGGTGTGGGGGGCCGGGTGGAGCTGGCCACGGACAAAGGCCCCGCGTCCTTCCGGGTGGTGGGCGTGTACTACGACTATGGCTCGGACGCGGGCACGGTGCTGATGACGCGCGCCACGTGGCTCGCGCACTTCGAGGACGGGCGCGTGAGTGGCGTGGCCCTGTACGCCGCGCCGGGCGAGGACGTGGATGCGCTGATCGCCCGGGTGCGCGAGCGCGTCGCGGGCGAGCAGGAGCTCACCCTGCGCTCCAACCGCGCGCTGCTCGCCACGAGCCTGGAGGTGTTCGATCGCACCTTCACCATCACCCACGTGCTGCGGCTGCTCGCCATCGGCGTGGCCTTCGTGGGCGTGCTCAGCGCGCTCATGGCCCTGCAGCTCGAGCGCGCCCGGGAGTTCGCCGTGCTGCGCGCCACCGGGCTCACCCCGCGCCAGCTCTGGGCGCTCGTGTCCTTGCAGACGGGCCTGCTCGGGGTGCTCGCGGGCCTGTTCGCGCTGCCCCTGGGCGTGGCGCTCGCGTACGTGCTCGTGCACGTCATCAACCAGCGCTCCTTCGGCTGGTCCTTGCAGTTGGTGGTCGCCCCCGAGGTGCTGCTCCAGGCGCTGGGCCTCGCCCTGCTGGCCGCGGCGCTCGCGGGCCTGTACCCGTCCTGGAAGATGTCGCGCGCCAACCCCGCGCGGGCGTTGAGGGAGGAGTGA
- a CDS encoding ABC transporter ATP-binding protein: protein MSASAPVVELHEVSKSYAEGDAVREVLAGTNLTLREGEFTVLLGRSGSGKSTLLNLISGIDSPTRGTVKVAGRDLGGMSEHARTLLRRERVGFIFQAFNLLPTLTVEENILLPLELTGRTGPDARERVRALLTTVGLDTRAASFPDRLSGGEQQRVAVARALAHAPPLLLADEPTGNLDEVTGRKVLDLLEDLTRRERVCALIVTHDPGLMARAHRVLRLEAGRLVEQAVRP from the coding sequence ATGTCCGCCTCCGCCCCCGTCGTCGAGCTCCACGAGGTCTCCAAGTCCTACGCCGAGGGTGATGCCGTGCGCGAGGTGCTCGCGGGCACGAACCTCACCCTGCGCGAGGGAGAATTCACCGTGCTGCTCGGCCGAAGTGGCTCGGGCAAGTCCACCCTGCTCAACCTCATCAGCGGCATCGACTCGCCCACGCGCGGCACGGTGAAGGTGGCGGGGCGGGACCTGGGCGGCATGAGCGAGCACGCGCGCACGCTGCTGCGCCGTGAGCGCGTCGGCTTCATCTTCCAGGCCTTCAACCTGCTGCCCACGCTCACGGTGGAGGAGAACATCCTCCTGCCCTTGGAGCTCACGGGGCGCACGGGCCCGGACGCGCGCGAGCGGGTGCGCGCGCTCTTGACCACGGTGGGCCTGGACACCCGCGCCGCGAGCTTCCCGGACCGGCTGTCCGGCGGCGAGCAGCAGCGCGTGGCGGTGGCGCGCGCGCTCGCCCATGCCCCGCCCCTGCTGCTGGCGGACGAGCCCACGGGCAACCTCGACGAGGTCACGGGGCGCAAGGTGTTGGACCTCCTGGAGGACCTCACGCGCCGCGAGCGGGTGTGCGCGCTCATCGTCACCCATGATCCGGGCCTGATGGCGCGCGCCCACCGGGTGCTGCGGCTGGAGGCGGGGCGGCTCGTGGAGCAGGCGGTGCGCCCGTGA
- a CDS encoding Crp/Fnr family transcriptional regulator gives MKPERSAIDYLELFRTGSWFRAMPPPLQEKLLRAAGVRTLKAGQHLFSRGDAPNGLHGMVDGALQLRSVGPSGKEALLLLLEPPSWSGEISLFDNLPRTHDAIADGPCVVVHVPKPALDTLLQQEPAYWFEFGRLMAQQMRTVLLGVDETALLPVSIRLSRRLLHILQNYGDRHGPGSRVIGVSQEQLAMMLGISRQTTNQLLKNLEAQGAIQLRYGEIEILDVEKLRALSTPPEA, from the coding sequence ATGAAGCCCGAACGCTCGGCAATCGACTACCTGGAGCTGTTCCGCACCGGCAGCTGGTTTCGCGCCATGCCCCCGCCGCTCCAGGAGAAGCTGCTGCGCGCGGCGGGGGTCCGGACCCTCAAGGCGGGCCAGCACCTGTTCTCCCGGGGAGACGCGCCCAACGGCCTGCACGGCATGGTGGACGGGGCGCTGCAACTGCGCAGCGTGGGGCCCTCGGGCAAGGAGGCCCTGCTCCTGCTGTTGGAGCCGCCCTCGTGGAGCGGGGAGATCTCCCTGTTCGACAACCTGCCCCGCACGCATGACGCCATCGCGGACGGGCCCTGTGTCGTCGTGCACGTGCCGAAGCCCGCGCTGGACACGCTGCTCCAGCAGGAGCCCGCCTATTGGTTCGAGTTCGGCCGGCTCATGGCCCAGCAGATGCGCACGGTGCTCCTGGGAGTGGACGAGACGGCGCTCCTGCCCGTGTCCATCCGGCTCTCCCGACGCCTGCTACACATCCTCCAGAACTACGGGGACCGGCACGGCCCCGGCAGCCGGGTCATCGGGGTGAGCCAGGAGCAGCTCGCGATGATGCTCGGCATCTCCCGGCAGACGACCAACCAGCTCCTCAAGAACCTGGAGGCCCAGGGAGCCATCCAGCTGCGCTACGGGGAGATCGAGATCCTCGACGTGGAGAAGCTGCGCGCGCTGAGCACGCCCCCGGAGGCCTGA